The following proteins are co-located in the Solanum pennellii chromosome 8, SPENNV200 genome:
- the LOC107028249 gene encoding short-chain dehydrogenase TIC 32, chloroplastic-like has protein sequence MWLFGLKGASGFSASSTAEEVTQGIDATGLTAIVTGASSGIGAETTRVLAMRGAHVVMAVRNVKSGEEVKDSILKEIPHAKIDVMEMDLGSMESVRKFASEYNSTGYPLNILINNAGVMAPPFMLSQDNIELQFATNHLGHFLLTNLLLQNLKNTAEASHKEGRIVNVSSLGHRFTYREGIRFDKINDKDSYTAILAYGQSKLANILHANELARHFKEEGAEITANSLHPGSITTNLLRHQSLVEGLVNWIGKYFIKNIPQGAATTCYVALHPQVKGITGEYFSDSNISASTSQGTDAELAKKLWDFSLNLTKPQ, from the exons ATGTGGTTATTTGGATTAAAAGGTGCCTCTGGTTTCTCTGCTTCATCTACAGCTGAAGAAGTTACTCAAGGAATTGATGCTACTGGACTCACTGCCATTGTTACAG GAGCGTCTAGTGGTATTGGTGCAGAAACAACGCGTGTTCTTGCAATGCGAGGTGCGCATGTAGTAATGGCAGTTCGTAATGTTAAAAGTGGCGAAGAAGTTAAGGATAGTATTCTTAAAGAGATTCCTCATGCCAAAATTGATGTAATGGAGATGGATCT CGGTTCTATGGAATCCGTTAGGAAGTTTGCATCGGAATATAACTCTACTGGTTATCCTCTGAACATTCTGAT caACAATGCAGGGGTTATGGCTCCACCGTTCATGCTTTCTCAAGACAATATTGAATTACAGTTTGCTACTAATCATTTAG GTCATTTTCTCTTGACAAATCTTTTGCTACAGAACCTGAAAAATACAGCTGAAGCGAGCCATAAAGAAGGAAGGATTGTCAACGTTTCATCATTGGGACATCGATTTACATACCGTGAAGGGATCCGTTTCGACAAAATCAATGACAAAGATAG TTATACGGCAATTCTTGCTTATGGACAGTCAAAGCTTGCTAATATCTTACACGCTAACGAACTTGCAAGGCATTTCAAG GAAGAAGGAGCGGAGATAACTGCTAATTCACTTCACCCGGGATCAATTACTACCAATCTTCTCCGTCACCAAAGTTTGGTTGaag GCTTAGTTAACTGGATCGGCAAATACTTTATTAAAAACATTCCACAG GGAGCAGCAACTACATGCTATGTAGCTTTGCATCCTCAGGTGAAGGGTATAACCGGTGAATACTTCTCGGACAGCAATATATCTGCATCAACTTCTCAGGGTACAGATGCAGAATTGGCAAAGAAACTCTGGGATTTCAGCTTGAATTTGACAAAACCTCAGTAA
- the LOC107028248 gene encoding mitogen-activated protein kinase kinase kinase YODA, which translates to MRSWWGKSSSKDVRRKSTKESFIDIINRKLKIFTTEKSSGKSGSSRRRRKDTNSVKGSQSRVSRSPSPSTPDSRSQVFADRTSSQPLPLPEGHSSNVHLVDSDNSASIILVTGEVSEPSLTLPLPMPRHPHGPAAAGVDRDLPTASVSCDSSSDSDDLTDSRLLSPQTSDYENGSRTALNSPSSLKQKVQSPIASNASSGEMLKSATLLSDNQAIPTSPRQRLLSSHVPGLQIPHHGASYSAPDSSMSSPSRSPMRVFGHETVMNSGFWLGKPHGEITFLGSGNCSSPGSGQNSGHNSIGGDMLAQPFWPHSRCSPECSPVPSPRMTSPGPGSRIHSGAVTPLHPRAGPTLAESSTASLDNGKQQSHRLPLPPISIPHSSTFSLSCSMTPAIPRSPGRTGNPPSPGPRWKKGRLIGRGTFGHVYLGFNSESGEMCAMKEVTLFSDDPKSRESAQQLGQEISLLSRLGHPNIVQYYGSETVDDKLYIYLEYVSGGSIYKILQEYGQLGELAIQSYTQQILSGLAYLHAKNTVHRDIKGANILVDPNGRVKLADFGMAKHITGQYCPLSFKGSPYWMAPEVIKNSNGCNLAVDIWSLGCTVLEMATTKPPWSQYEGVAAIFKIGNSKEVPAIPYHLSDEGKDFVRQCLQRNPLHRPTASQLLKHPFVKSTAPMERFIGIGHLKDPPCVRSEEVAVHHEPRGSIFFPGFSDVPVPRSCPVSPVGIESPVYHSQSPKHMSGRLSPSTISSPRAVSGSSTPLSGGGGAIPLSNPIMPTTSSSEDMGTSPKAQSCFCPDAYTSHGLKSDMFRETPPYGNGFFGENFGGHAQSGVNGQPYQGQSVLANRVAQQLLRDQVKLSPSFDLNPGSPVFSWDNGV; encoded by the exons ATGCGTTCATGGTGGGGGAAGTCTTCATCTAAGGATGTTAGGAGGAAATCCACTAAGGAGAGTTTCATTGACATAATAAATCGGAAACTGAAGATTTTCACCACGGAAAAATCAAGTGGTAAATCTGGATCATCTCGAAGACGACGTAAAGATACAAATTCAGTGAAGGGTTCTCAATCAAGGGTTTCAAGGTCACCATCACCATCTACGCCAGATTCACGCAGTCAGGTCTTTGCTGATAGGACTTCTTCTCAACCACTTCCCCTTCCTGAGGGCCACTCTTCTAATGTACATCTTGTCGACTCTGATAACAGTGCATCCATAATATTAGTGACCGGTGAAGTCTCCGAGCCATCATTGACTTTGCCTCTTCCCATGCCCAGGCATCCACATGGACCAGCTGCTGCAGGCGTTGACAGGGACTTACCAACTGCTTCTGTTTCTTGTGACAGCTCCAGTGACAGTGATGATCTTACTGACTCACGGCTTCTAAGTCCCCAAACATCTGATTATGAAAACGGGAGCAGAACTGCCTTGAATAGTCCTTCCAG TTTGAAGCAGAAGGTTCAATCTCCTATTGCATCCAATGCAAGCTCAGGAGAGATGCTGAAGTCAGCTACTCTTTTGTCAGACAATCAGGCGATCCCTACATCTCCTAGACAGAGGCTTTTAAGCTCTCATGTACCAGGCTTACAGATTCCTCATCATGGCGCTTCCTACAGTGCTCCTGACAGCTCGATGTCAAGTCCTTCAAGAAGTCCCATGAGGGTATTTGGGCATGAAACGGTCATGAACTCTGGTTTCTGGCTAGGGAAGCCACATGGAGAGATAACCTTCTTAGGATCAGGGAACTGCTCTAGTCCAGGTTCTGGCCAAAACTCTGGGCACAATTCAATTGGAGGTGATATGTTAGCGCAGCCCTTTTGGCCTCACAGCAGGTGTAGTCCTGAGTGTTCACCTGTACCTAGCCCTAGAATGACTAGTCCTGGTCCTGGCTCTAGGATACATAGTGGTGCTGTAACTCCCTTGCATCCTCGAGCTGGACCAACGTTGGCTGAGTCTTCCACAGCTTCACTTGATAATGGAAAACAGCAAAGTCATCGTCTGCCTCTTCCTCCCATATCAATCCCTCATTCTTCTACTTTTTCTTTGTCATGTTCAATGACTCCTGCAATTCCACGAAGTCCTGGTAGAACAGGTAATCCTCCAAGCCCTGGGCCACGTTGGAAGAAAGGACGTCTGATTGGTAGAGGCACATTTGGACATGTGTACCTTGGTTTTAACAG TGAAAGCGGTGAAATGTGTGCAATGAAGGAAGTAACACTTTTTTCAGACGACCCAAAGTCAAGAGAAAGTGCACAGCAGCTTGGACAA GAAATATCTCTGCTAAGTCGGTTAGGCCATCCAAATATTGTGCAGTATTATGGCTCTGAAACG GTAGATGACAAGCTATACATATACCTTGAGTATGTTTCAGGTGGTTCGATCTATAAAATTCTTCAAGAATACGGTCAGTTGGGTGAGCTAGCAATTCAAAGTTACACTCAACAAATTCTGTCTGGACTTGCATATTTGCATGCTAAAAACACAGTGCACAG AGATATTAAAGGAGCAAATATACTGGTTGACCCAAATGGCCGCGTTAAATTGGCAGACTTTGGGATGGCAAAACAT ATAACTGGTCAATACTGTCCTTTGTCTTTCAAGGGAAGTCCTTACTGGATGGCACCTGAG gttattaaaaattcaaatggtTGCAATCTTGCGGTAGATATATGGAGCCTTGGATGCACGGTTTTGGAGATGGCAACGACAAAACCACCTTGGAGTCAGTATGAAGGG GTCGCTGCTATTTTTAAGATTGGAAACAGCAAGGAAGTTCCAGCAATTCCCTATCACCTGTCAGATGAGGGCAAGGATTTTGTGCGGCAATGTCTACAACGCAATCCACTCCACCGTCCAACAGCTTCTCAGCTCTTGAAACATCCCTTTGTCAAAAGTACTGCTCCAATGGAAAGATTCATT GGCATTGGACATTTAAAAGATCCACCATGTGTGCGCTCAGAAGAAGTTGCAGTGCATCATGAGCCTAgaggttcaattttttttcctggATTTAG CGACGTACCTGTTCCAAGATCTTGCCCAGTTTCTCCAGTTGGGATAGAGAGCCCTGTTTACCATTCACAATCACCTAAACATATGAGTGGAAGATTGTCCCCCTCTACCATATCAAGCCCCCGTGCTGTATCTGGTTCATCAACACCTCTTAGCGGTGGTGGTGGTGCTATTCCACTATCTAACCCAATTATGCCAACAACTTCTTCATCAGAAGACATGGGAACATCACCAAAGGCCCAAAGTTGTTTTTGCCCTGATGCTTACACTAGTCACGGTCTGAAGTCTGACATGTTTCGAGAAACACCTCCATATGGCAATGGtttttttggagaaaattttGGGGGCCATGCTCAAAGTGGTGTTAATGGACAACCATATCAGGGACAGTCAGTATTAGCTAATAGGGTTGCTCAGCAGCTTTTAAGGGACCAAGTAAAATTGAGCCCATCGTTTGACCTGAACCCAGGCTCTCCAGTTTTTAGTTGGGATAATGGGGTCTAA
- the LOC107028839 gene encoding cytochrome P450 86A22, whose translation MDISTGMMIVAIVVAYLLWFKSITKSMKGPKGPKIWPIVGSLPGLLENGNRMHEWIAENLRVCTGTYQTCICAIPFLARKQGLVTVTCDPKNLEHILKVRFDNYPKGPTWQAVFHDLLGEGIFNSDGDTWLFQRKTAALEFTTRTLRQAMGRWVNRAIKNRFCPILEMAQVQGKPVELQDLLLRLTFDNICGLTFGKDPETLSPGLPENNFATSFDRATEATLHRFIIPEFVWKLKKMLGLGVEVSLSRSLKQLDNYMTDIINTRKLELMNHQNGGPQHDDLLSRFMKKKESYSDKFLQHVALNFILAGRDTSSVALSWFFWLVSLNPRVEEKILIELCTVLVETRGNDTSKWLEEPLVFEEVDQLAYLKATLSETLRLYPSVPEDSKHVISDDYLPDGTFVPSGSNITYSIYSTGRMKFIWGEDCLEFKPERWMSKDGNKYQVQDAFRFVAFNAGPRICLGKDLAYLQMKSIAAAVLLRHRLAVVPGHKVEQKMSLTLFMKYGLVMNVNPRDLTPILAKIEKFCKIDHSCGGEHMINNGINQPGATAVNGIAA comes from the coding sequence ATGGATATATCAACGGGTATGATGATTGTAGCAATTGTAGTGGCCTATTTACTTTGGTTCAAGTCCATCACAAAATCCATGAAAGGGCCCAAAGGCCCAAAAATTTGGCCCATTGTTGGAAGTTTACCCGGCCTGCTAGAAAATGGTAACCGGATGCATGAATGGATCGCCGAAAATCTTCGGGTCTGCACCGGTACATACCAAACATGCATATGTGCAATTCCCTTTTTAGCCCGGAAACAAGGTCTCGTGACGGTCACGTGCGATCCAAAAAATTTAGAACATATTTTGAAGGTTAGATTTGACAATTACCCTAAGGGTCCTACTTGGCAAGCTGTGTTTCATGATTTGTTAGGTGAGGGTATCTTTAATTCAGATGGTGACACGTGGCTATTCCAGCGCAAGACTGCTGCGCTAGAATTCACCACGCGGACCTTGAGGCAAGCTATGGGTCGGTGGGTGAACCGAGCTATTAAGAATAGGTTTTGCCCGATTCTTGAAATGGCTCAGGTTCAGGGCAAGCCGGTTGAACTTCAGGATCTTCTCCTGAGGCTCACATTTGATAACATTTGTGGTTTGACTTTTGGTAAGGATCCTGAGACGCTCTCTCCAGGGTTACCTGAGAATAATTTTGCCACGTCATTTGATCGAGCCACTGAAGCCACGTTGCATCGGTTCATTATACCTGAGTTCGTCTGGAAGTTGAAGAAAATGCTAGGACTTGGAGTTGAGGTGAGCTTGAGCCGTAGCTTGAAACAATTGGACAATTACATGACCGATATCATCAATACACGTAAGCTCGAGCTAATGAATCATCAAAACGGTGGGCCCCAACATGATGACTTGCTCTCTAGGTTCatgaagaaaaaagaatcaTATTCCGACAAATTCCTCCAACACGTGGCACTTAATTTCATCCTAGCTGGACGTGACACATCATCTGTCGCGTTGAGCTGGTTCTTTTGGCTTGTCAGTTTGAACCCGAGAGTGGAGGAGAAAATACTCATCGAGCTGTGCACAGTCCTAGTGGAGACACGTGGCAACGACACATCAAAGTGGTTGGAAGAGCCCCTAGTGTTTGAAGAAGTTGACCAATTGGCATACCTCAAGGCAACATTATCTGAAACCCTAAGACTTTACCCATCGGTGCCAGAGGActcaaaacatgtcatttctgATGACTATTTACCTGATGGCACATTCGTGCCATCAGGTTCAAATATCACATATTCCATATACTCCACCGGTCGAATGAAATTCATCTGGGGAGAAGATTGCTTAGAATTCAAGCCAGAACGCTGGATGTCAAAAGACGGTAACAAGTACCAAGTTCAAGATGCATTCAGATTCGTGGCATTCAATGCTGGACCAAGAATTTGTCTAGGCAAAGACTTGGCATATTTGCAAATGAAATCAATAGCAGCAGCAGTGTTGCTCCGCCACCGCCTCGCGGTGGTACCGGGCCACAAGGTGGAGCAAAAAATGTCATTGACATTGTTCATGAAATATGGTCTAGTTATGAATGTTAACCCTAGAGACTTGACTCCAATTCTGGccaaaattgagaaattttgcAAAATTGACCATTCTTGTGGTGGAGAACATATGATTAATAATGGTATTAATCAACCAGGAGCCACTGCAGTAAATGGAATTGCAGCTTGA